The following proteins are encoded in a genomic region of Pyrus communis chromosome 11, drPyrComm1.1, whole genome shotgun sequence:
- the LOC137708996 gene encoding uncharacterized protein, producing the protein MADEALRRDMTNISRSPFTDEIKQAKPPHEFSMLHFISFKRDEDPERHLKRYQSAMILYRNNDDLMCQIFATTLQGEVQNWFYTLPPQSILNFDELSLVFTKEYSSYCLIKKKSDHLFNVKKNPNESFRDYLKRFKAKKVKIVECNDSIARAAFQKGLLADHPLFRKLIMKEDLTLADSFALVEKHALWDEAH; encoded by the coding sequence ATGGCCGACGAAGCTCTACGAcgggacatgaccaacataagcaggtcacccttcacggACGAGATTAAGCAGGCAAAGCCTCCACACGAGTTCAGCATGCTACATTTCATATCTTTCAAAAGGGATGAAGACCCAGAGAGACACCTAAAGCGCTACCAAAGCGCAATGATCCTCTATCGAAACAACGACGATCTCATGTGTCAGATATTCGCCACCACTCTACAAGGCGAGGTGCAAAATTGGTTCTACACCCTGCCTCCACAATCTATCCTAAATTTTGacgaactttctttggttttcaccaaagaatattcatcctattgcttgatcaagaagaagtccgaccacttgttcaacgtcaagaagaacccaaatgAGTCATTTCGCGACTATCTGAAGAGGTTCAAGGCAAAGAAGGTAAAGATAGTCGAATGCAATGACTCGATAGCTAgagcagccttccaaaaaggactttTAGCAGACCACCCGCTATTCagaaaattgatcatgaaagaagatctaactctagCAGACTCTTTCGCTCTAGTAgaaaagcatgcactttgggacgaggctcactaa